Within Malus domestica chromosome 04, GDT2T_hap1, the genomic segment tgaaatgaaacaaagcttatttattgatatctccaataagttacaaatatgtacatatacgtgagtcaaaataaacaaacaagagggagtcttcacaaaggttgcttaggagaagtctcagcagtcggtagagccccagaaagagaaggcatcggagggggatcattcggagcctcagtactggacagcaccctagaaggaggaggcatcggaggttgatcatttggagcttcattacgcggtacagccccagaagacgaaggcaacaaatgcctttggaacaaacccacaaacctctgatgatcatgtaaaatctgaccatcagattccttcatctggtcaagcttcctcttcatgtttgtagcatagtcatgtgcgagccggtgcaactgtttattctcatgcttgagccctctaatctcctgtttgagactcatcacttcagccgccaatgattcaacttggcgggttcgagcaaataggcgttaggccatattagacacagaacctgcacactgaacactgagagccagagaatccttaacagccaactcatcagaccgtttggaaagtagtctgttatctttgggagtgagaaggttcctggccaccaccgcagcggtcatatcattcttcatcacggaatccccaacagtaagaggaccagtaggggataagaaggatgggcgccatatgttgtctggagaaggcgtggctgcctcttcaacaaggttcaagtcaaaacgacggtcggaggggccagacattttcaaaggtgttgaagagagaagaggtcggacaaatcaagatcttagaaatgtaagaagggagcttctactggtggagattcaagtgtgctttggaacttaataccagcttctataaaaatctgcactcgatggagcttcagaaatcgaagaggcgcctgctcagaaatcgaaaaggcgtttgctttctcaaaagttgggctgctcagagaccacgagggccgatcttaggaatcgaagaggcgtttgctttctcaaaagctgggctgctcaaagaccacgaaggtcgatcgcagaaatcgaagaggcgcttgctttctcaaaagctgggctgctcagagatcacgagggccgatctcagaaatcgaagaggcacctgctttttcaaccttgtcagcacctgtcacatgcacactcaactttgcggaaattacgggcattctgtcgaagatttctggtgaagtagaaagcacgtgaatgttactgttcaatcatccactttccacacacaacatcagctcacgggtaccacagataactttgccaaaaatctctgacaaagtttagacacgtgaagcttgcaactcccattacattgctatgaccaagaaggctaaaagaatagcaaagaaacagcactaacaaagtttagacacataaattttgaaggtctagctaccatattattacccacaagggtaaaggaacaggaccattgctggataattggaaagtccctgtgtgtcaatctctgtgctccgtggcaaggtagactagcaaacaggcctaacctttatTCACATTCGAGAatacactcccaacaagattgcttgcttcaagatcgaagaggcaccgtcctccgaatctcgagagccagactcccaacatgattactttctcaaaaagcgatgagacatcgctctccgaatctcgagagccagactcctagcaggattgctttctcaaaaatcgaagaggcaccgttctccgaatctcgagagacagatccccgacaggattgcttgttcgaaaaccgaagaggcatcgctttctcaacttcgagagccagatctctttggataaagcttgtctgtaatcttcacacgtaacatcagctttccagataccacagaccactttttcaaagtgctctcacagagttaaaacacgtgaagctgacagctctcactaccgtgctatgaccaagcagggtaaaggaataggattactccttgttgttagggagactcttatatatgtcgacctccatcctcaacggacaggcagacctgcaaaaatgctcaacccttcctcatatctgagagggcactcccaacgaagcctctcgaaatactcagctttctttccccccgagaatacctctgcaaacaagctacaccagagcaagaatatctcatatcatcagggttaaaagcaagagtatcccatatcatgctttttccctgtcttttcctttggtcttgttcttacctgcaagacaaggagaaagagagcaatcagtcagcacttggaatcaagcttccagtccggaattgactgcctggaaccccttacctgattacttacctggcattgctctcgagtactcatcttcaacatcttatgcttccagagaacataccacatctgcctgaggaacaaatagggcaagtgagaaggatacaaagaagcatgtggagacaagcgcaacagaacacgtgccgatacatccactatgtcaacagcaaaagtatcccatatcagcagggtcgaacgtactctagatttgatggacttattttgatcctcaaattcttcagtcggccttatactctggcggaaaccagaaaaccctccagcccagttcaagaataagcctgtgaaaaattacttcttcaaaagcaaaagtatctcatatcacattttctccttttcttctctttatccttcatgctgcctgcaagataaggagaaggataacaatcagccggaactcgaaatcaaacttctgatttgggactgattgcttggagctctaattgcttaccttgtctgtcacctctttcagcagatcccctagctcggcaacttgggggactcctactacatggtttgtatcgcgcttgatcaagcctgaaactacaagtaagcgtcaagtgaaattgatacattaccttgtgcatctccaccagttaaagataccacccctggagggaggaagaggacttccaaagaagatgccacatctacctatgagacagataaggcaagtgaagacaataccacacttcggtacttaaaagtttcgtaattacgagatcattctccgacaatatttcctaatgtcatttgtactaaatcatttacttgtactcactaaaggagagcttgaacctatgtactgtgtaaacccttcacaattaatgagaactcctttactccgtggacgtagccaatctgggtgaaccacgtacatcttgtgtttgctttctatctttatccatttacatacttatccacactaatgaccggagcaatctagcgaagatcacaaacttaatatttaagatgatattctttggtgtatgcttttcgcaaacgatatagtgttgatagatgaaacgcaggaaggggtaaacgcgaagcttaacctttggagagaagtgttggaatctaaaggtcttcgcctaagccgatcaaagacagaatatatggagtgcaagttcaatgcaaacggaggccaaaatgagttaggggtgaggattagagatcaggaaatactaaagagcgaccgttttcgctacctaggatctatcttgcaaaagaacggagaatttgatggagatctcacccatagaatacaagctggatagatgaagtggaagagtgcatccggcgtgttgtgtgaccatcgtaggccactgaagctcaagggaaaattttataagacggcaataaggccggcgatgctgtatgacacataatgttgggcggtgaagcatcaatacgtaggtgtagcggagatgaggatgcttcgttggatgtgtgggcacacgagaaaggataagattaggaatgaggatatccgaggtaaagtaggagtagccgaaattgaaggaaagaggagagaaactcggttacggtggtttggacatgtgcaaaaaaggcctactgacgctccggttcgaagatgtgaccacgggacagaggttcagggccgaaggagtagaggaagacctaggaaaactttggaagagaccctaagaaaagacttagagtacttggatctaacggaggacatgacacaaaaccgagcgcaatggcgttctaggattcatatagccgaccccacttagtgggaaaaggctttgttgttgttgttgttgttgttgatactTGATAGTTAGACTAATTGTGATAAACTTATTACCATGATGCTTGCAGTTGTAGCTTTTCTTTCTTACTAATCAACAAAATTGTCTTATCCAAACAAATACCATGATGGGTATCCTGTCTTTTCATCTTGAATATCCAATGAACACCCTTTCCCTCCCCCTAAATTCCTGATCATAGTGTAATATAGCGTGGACATATGGGCCTTCTGAGTTGGTACTTGTTAGGTATGAATACAACTGCAGTTTCtaaatttttctgtttttacCAGGTTTTATCATATGATCAACTTCTTGAACAGCTTGATCTTTCAAATGTGCGCGAACTTGAAGACTTTCTTATCAATGATTGCATGTATGCGGTATGTGCCCCCTATTCGTTAATGAGAAAAAAATGTCATAAATTCCGTCGCTTTTAAAAGATTTCGAATATATGTGTTCTCATTTATGGGGTGATTTCTTTCAAGCCAGTAATAAGGAAATGCTGAAAAGGTTGCAAGCTGAAAAGGCTAATCTTTCATTGTTTTATGTATAGGGCATAGTCAAAGGGAAGTTGGATCATTTGAGAAGATCTTTCGAGGTTGGATATGCTGCCTTGACTATTACATTTGACTCTTTTGATGATTTCCTGGATATAtgttttgatttcaatgttttatCTTGACCATCATTTAATTTCCAGGTTCAATTTGCAGCTGGGAGGGATTTGAGACCTGGACAACTAGGGAATCTAATACAGACTTTAGATGATTGGTATGCATGTTTCTGTATTTAGTTGGTCACTTTAtgtctgaggtctttctttccTACTCtcattttgtgtatttgcactctCCCCTTAATTTTATGTATTCATTCTTATTGGATTTATTCAAATAGCAAAGCATAGAAATAAGAGAGGAGCGCAAATGGATAAAATGGGAGTGTGGAAACGCTATTCTTCTTATAATTCCCTCTCCAAGACAAGTCCTATGTGTCATGTTAGGCACCTTCTTACCTATGCATTGCCTAATGGAAGTTAGACAGAAATCAATCTTGATctaatagggttttgtttttaaaatttgtgcCCCAGGATGGCGGTACAAGTAATTTTACTAACCATCCTATATGCACCCTTACACCCTTACCTGCATGTCTCCCCCTCTCTTGAAGAGAAATtatacatcaaggcgtcattaTAATGTTAGTTGATCCATGTAGTACTAAGGGgctgtttgataaccatttcattttcagttttcagattagtttttttttctcattttttttcaaactgaACCGAGAACTTGTTTGGTAACTACTtgcagttttcaaaaaaaaattgaaggccAAGTTTTGAAAACTCAATAGTACTTTtccgttttcatttttttgaaaactgtaaactgaaaacaaaatggttatcaaactgCCTGTAACCTTTCCAAATTACATCATGATAAACAAATTGTTACCTGGACCTTTTCCGTTCCAAATTACGTTCTTTTTAGTTATCCTAATGTAGAAAAGAGTACTGTTTAAAAAACTTTACTAGGATGTTTACAGTAATTATTTGAAACTATCAGGTTAAACACTACAAACAATGCGCTTCTCACAATTGAAGAGAAGATCAAATGGGCAGATAAAAAGTGTGAGTTGGATGCAGTACACAAAAAGGCAGTCAACGACAGGGTGGAAGAAGTCAAGAAGTCTGTCAATAACAAGGTAAGTTGAATCCATCATCAACCTATGTAATCAtaattttgttttgagttgttgtGATGCACCATCTAGAGATTGCTTCTCTTTTCTTTGCTGTGGTCATAAGATGTTATGTAAAGGGAAAAATGCCAGGCTTATGTGGGGGTGCTTGGGTCTGGCCATGGTTTGGGTGGTATGGTTGGAAAGATATATGAAGGACTTTTGAACATTATGTGGGAGTGGGGGTTAAAGGAGTTACGGGACAAAGTGCAGTT encodes:
- the LOC103400376 gene encoding COP9 signalosome complex subunit 7-like isoform X2, translating into MEVEQKQAQVIEHFVKQASSLQGSSLVSLIVQLTSHSSLFAFSEILAVPNVLELQGTGYAVYIDLLRLFAHGTWSDYKSNASLLPPLVPDQITKLKQLTVLSLAEMNRVLSYDQLLEQLDLSNVRELEDFLINDCMYAGIVKGKLDHLRRSFEVQFAAGRDLRPGQLGNLIQTLDDWLNTTNNALLTIEEKIKWADKKCELDAVHKKAVNDRVEEVKKSVNNKLD